A portion of the Calliphora vicina chromosome 5, idCalVici1.1, whole genome shotgun sequence genome contains these proteins:
- the DNApol-zeta gene encoding DNA polymerase zeta catalytic subunit — MSSAEGIFSLRVVIADFYMEKPVPGLDACYSEFRGKEIKRVPVIRIFGSNAQGQKTCMHVHGVFPYFYIPYDQKDFESLNKAIYQIAINLDKAINISLSQGSSSSQHVFKVQLVKGIPFYGYHRSEHQFLKIYMFNPRFVRRAANLLQNGAILNKNFHPHEAHVPYILQFMIDFNLYGMSFLHVPLEIVKFRRCSAAEEIPFKNLQESQILDFNVVKKLSCSSLEVDIGSNFILNRFQLIAKTNTTHTNPGIESIWNDERLRRQKLAKTMEDDEEKLNAIPPLEIPSTQERPDVQPTESEIFYRTALLSKLLAMETTMLESTQISNQTLNSSNISNITLNPSNISLNKQQKRTFNLTKILQNSVYPEECTQNDNLINASVVPNHLSNTSIFEQSLMINSNETKEPETQTVPEDESVFLEDTIVDEELVLSLTQGQNQQAEPQHVPMNVTLREEDMELLDILQQLEESNEDKIDLDSSLAPLSQTHKNFAISPQELDKETTAAAMHKPPADTDSEEDQENDDNIHDFSIALENLDDLILKLTQSQREPPSPNHKSHLEDVPQVDGADDLLRTPTKAAKTVVAKTSPSTPTTPKNRRLTMGSPCRSPRTPKTGHKYASLPLVSINRSTGKTSSVNNSDDTTPLKHSTGDRNSLPIFSLRKKLALSDIRRKSISVDTDVEDHVIPVTASTSSSRRRSKRLVNLDKTHVTCALTPRRTNEKLLKVYSFDNKDNEINELDEDSNEAQKKKEMVEAATISSNKKQENLKKLKPSRRKEINVQTAGIENNDVELPNNLQVKKLTTYNERHLKTSRKEIQNSKTIEKPDLKVVLQENSKETASTIIETSVNNSENLEEITSEEEIIDSDNEAELPMNNLRKTPNLKRLRRSFIVSSSAKRRKITKTNSSSNTTSTVNSSKFDNVIENTEVTTSNSKEVTNHLKLKKCKVKLRKLPQTEGYKKRQNEIKSGGNNFENSNKEKNIEKLETLKDDLKINLQLEENCIQILNPQDKSKDKMETETETNDTVSSKVDNSKCTLKLEFQTETAKAVSATNHITANESLARATSFEASPIEENNEISQNKIEFQKNPTNNIPPISQNLENLQNALKLHLQFEQNSTSNELTTENITKTPSFDIFSNSQTKESSDEEITETPPLQNDKHQTFKRFSGKSICLQSPVLFSQNSSPIFLTNAELHKSKTPSRSNSLQSESIIALSSSSNHSPKTAESKLILTPLDLPPSREEVIKGCRKFQLPEYEFQRPFYSNPDDITKHKELGFTILQIPGNKLNDVEEFQSILGSDAKGLTAWRREKLMKLGGIEMLNKYRNSQRIREYFANQKSVTITPKMQAPTRQEVKLWLKARELLKNKEDELEELKTKNPEEDSPIKIRRQKVTMMLNAGDGDADSEDADNSLDCSSRSLTLTPLTPGTPVAYERNMKEELKQSFTPVSRHLEKIPLKRDISLRKRNNCRVLRRVSLNKQLKEAFEKETQSASKESSQELANVKESKDSQESIVPNTQGSETSVTSQTALAELERSSFMRHLKETDVTISGLSENSTINNSFGFKVALENLQQAKADVEFNYLTIVTLEVFVATRDDLFPNPELDEIRCLFYAIENSIPNDHMDIEKKLPRKACGYIMVHDSRDIVAKEGRIHGIDKDIEVTVVQTEVEALEALLGLCSRWDPDIYAGYEIEMSSWGFVIERAKYLCLNIAPLLSRVPTQKMREFVDEDRESFTDLDVEMKLCGRILLDVWRLLRSEIALTSYTFENVMYHIMHKRCPWHNYRTLTEWFSSPCSRWIVIEYYLERVRGTLALLDQLDLIGRTSEMAKLIGIQFYEVLSRGSQFRVESMMLRIAKPKNLVPLSPSVQQRAHMRAPEYLALIMEPQSRFYADPLIVLDFQSLYPSMIIAYNYCFSTCLGRVEHLGQSIPFEFGASQLRVSPAMLRKLVDRDLITISPCGVVFVKSSVREGILPRMLTEILDTRQMVKQSMKLHKSNSALQRILHSRQLGLKLMANVTYGYTAANFSGRMPAVEVGDTVVSKGRETLERAIKMVETNDKWNVKVVYGDTDSMFVLVPGRNRDEAFRIGEEIAEAVTKQNPHPVKLKLEKVYQPCILQTKKRYVGYMYETADQKEPVYEAKGIETVRRDGCPVVAKMLEKVLRILFETADVSQVKHYVCRQFTKLLSGRANLQDLIFAKEFRGINGYRPTACVPALELTRKWIQTDPRRIPRRGERVPFIITNGPPGVPLIRMVRHPHDVLADEGLKINAVYYITKAIIPPLNRCLLLIGADVNEWFANLPRKILLTPALSTANEIISCPNSKSKKSTISQFFSTTNCIVDCGRQTKQGICMECSQNSTRSMIVLQSKISKIERSYLSTQHICQACCGRVGDLKCGSLDCPVLYVLEVKRRDLQQIMHFRNLVEARF, encoded by the exons ATGTCTAGTGCAGAAGGAATATTTTCCTTGCGTGTAGTTATAGcagatttttatatggaaaagcCGGTGCCAGGATTAGATGCATGTTATTCAGAATTTCGAGGCAAAGAAATTAAAAGG GTACCAGTTATACGCATATTTGGTTCCAATGCTCAGGGCCAAAAAACCTGCATGCATGTTCATGGTGTATTTCCTTACTTTTATATACCATACGATCAAAAGgattttgaatccttaaataaGGCCATTTAtcaaattgcaattaatttagATAAGGCCATCAATATTTCTCTTAGCCAAGGAAGTTCTTCGTCTCAGCATGTTTTTAAAGTACAATTGGTTAAAGGAAT ACCATTTTATGGATACCATCGCTCTGAACATCAATTCCTTAAAATCTACATGTTTAATCCACGATTTGTGCGACGAGCCGCAAATCTTTTACAAAACGGtgcgattttaaataaaaactttcatCCTCATGAAGCACATGTGCCCTATATTTTACAATTCATgattgattttaatttgtatggcaTGAGTTTTTTACACGTTCCCTtggaaattgtaaaatttcgtcGTTGTAGCGCCGCCGAAGAGATTCCTTTCAAAAATCTCCAGGAATCacaaattttggattttaacGTAGTTAAGAAATTATCCTGCAGCTCGCTAGAAGTTGATATTGGTTCAAATTTTATTCTAAATCGTTTTCAACTAATTGCTAAAACGAATACAACACATACAAATCCCGGCATTGAATCGATTTGGAATGATGAACGTTTGAGGAGGCAAAAACTAGCTAAAACAATGGAAGACGATGAAGAGAAGTTAAATGCG ATACCCCCACTTGAAATACCATCTACCCAAGAACGACCCGATGTACAGCCCACGGAAAGTGAAATATTCTACCGTACTGCCTTATTAAGTAAACTATTAGCAATGGAAACCACAATGCTGGAGTCAACACAAATATCTAATCAAACTCTTAATTCAagcaatatttcaaatattacacTCAATCCCAGCAATATAAGTTTAAACAAACAGCAGAAACGTACATTTAATTTAacgaaaattttacaaaattccgTATATCCAGAAGAATGTACACAAAATGATAATTTAATTAATGCCTCCGTTGTACCCAATCATTTAAGCAATACTAGTATCTTTGAACAAAGTCTCATGATAAACTCAAATGAGACAAAAGAGCCAGAAACGCAAACCGTGCCGGAAGATGAGAGTGTTTTTCTTGAAGATACTATAGTAGATGAAGAATTAGTATTGAGTTTAACACAAGGACAAAATCAACAAGCGGAGCCGCAACATGTGCCCATGAATGTAACAT TGCGCGAAGAGGACATGGAATTATTAGATATTTTGCAACAATTGGAGGAAAGCAACGAAGATAAAATTGATTTGGATAGCAGTTTAGCACCTTTGTCAcaaactcacaaaaatt ttgCTATATCACCCCAAGAATTGGATAAAGAAACCACTGCCGCTGCTATGCATAAACCCCCCGCAGATACAGATTCTGAAGAAGATCAAGAAAATGATGATAATAtacatgacttttctatagctTTAGAAAACTTAGATGATTTGATACTAAAACTAACACAGTCACAAAGAGAACCTCCTTCGCCAAATCATAAATCACATCTAGAAGATGTACCTCAAGTAGATGGAGCCGATGATCTGTTAAGAACTCCCACAAAAGCTGCAAAAACTGTGGTAGCAAAAACTTCGCCAAGCACGCCCACTACTCCCAAAAATAGACGTTTAACAATGGGTTCTCCCTGTCGTTCTCCCCGAACGCCTAAAACTGGTCATAAATATGCTTCTTTGCCTCTAGTTTCTATTAATCGTTCAACGGGTAAAA cctCATCAGTTAACAATTCAGATGACACTACTCCACTGAAACATTCTACAGGGGATCGAAAcagttt acCAATATTCTCTTTACGTAAAAAACTGGCTTTATCCGATATACGTCGTAAAAGTATATCGGTTGATACTGATGTAGAAGATCATGTTATTCCGGTGACTGCAAGTACCAG CTCCAGCCGAAGACGTTCAAAAAGATTGGTTAATTTAGATAAAACCCATGTCACATGTGCCTTAACACCACGCAGAACAAATGAAAAATTGCTTAAAGTATACAGTTTTGATAATAAAGATAACGAAATAAATGAACTCGATGAAGATTCAAATGAAGCACAAAAGAAAAAGGAAATGGTTGAAGCTGCAACAATAAGtagtaataaaaaacaagaaaatttaaaaaagctaaAACCGTCTAGGAGAAAAGAAATAAATGTTCAAACTGCTGGAATTGAAAACAATGATGTTGAACTACCAAATAATTTACAAGTTAAAAAGCTAACAACATATAATGAAAGACATTTGAAAACGTCtagaaaagaaatacaaaattctaaaacCATTGAAAAGCCGGACTTGAAAGTGGTATTAcaagaaaattcaaaagaaaCTGCAAGTACAATTATTGAAACTTCTGTAAACAACTCCGAAAACTTGGAAGAAATTACATCCGAAGAAGAAATTATAGATTCTGATAATGAAGCTGAATTGCCCATGAATAATTTACGAAAAACACCAAATTTAAAAAGACTAAGGCGTAGTTTTATAGTCTCTAGTTCGGCAAAACGTAGAAAGATAACTAAAACTAATTCAAGCTCCAATACTACATCAACGGTTAATTCATCCAAATTTGATaatgttatagaaaatactgaagTAACTACATCGAACTCTAAAGAAGttacaaatcatttaaaattgaaaaaatgtaaagtGAAATTAAGAAAACTACCACAAACGGAAGGATACAAAAAGAgacaaaatgaaattaaaagtggaggaaacaatttcgaaaattcgaataaagaaaaaaatatcgaaaaattagAAACATTAAAAGATgacctaaaaattaatttgcaatTAGAAGAAAACTGCATACAGATTCTAAATCCTCAGGATAAATCAAAAGATAAAATGGAAACAGAAACAGAAACAAATGATACAGTTTCAAGCAAAGTAGATAATTCTAAATGTACTTTAAAGTTAGAATTCCAAACAGAAACTGCAAAAGCTGTGTCTGCTACAAATCATATAACAGCCAATGAAAGTTTAGCAAGGGCAACTTCATTTGAAGCTTCCCCAATtgaagaaaataatgaaatttctcaaaacaaaatagaatttcaaaaaaatccaacaaataatattccaccaatttcacaaaatttggaaaatttacaaaatgcaTTAAAACTACATTTACAATTTGAACAGAACTCCACCAGCAATGAACTGACCActgaaaatataacaaaaactcCATCATTCGATATTTTTTCTAACTCTCAAACCAAAGAAAGTTCTGATGAAGAAATTACAGAAACGCCGCCATTACAAAATGATAAACACCAAACATTTAAACGGTTCTCTGGTAAATCAATATGTTTACAAAGTCCAGTATTATTTTCCCAGAATTCCAGTCCTATATTCTTAACCAATGCTGAATTACATAAATCAAAAACTCCCTCTAGGTCAAATTCTTTGCAATCTGAGAGCATTATTGCACTATCTTCTTCGAGTAACCATTCGCCCAAAACAGCAGAATCAAAACTAATTTTAACCCCGCTAGATTTGCCTCCCAGCCGGGAAGAAGTCATAAAAGGTTGCCGTAAATTTCAATTACCAGAATATGAATTTCAACGGCCTTTCTACAGTAATCCGGATGATATAACCAAACATAAGGAGCTGGGTTTTACTATACTTCAGATACCTGGTAATAAACTGAATGATGTAGAAGAATTTCAAAGTATTTTGGGTTCAGATGCTAAGGGTTTAACGGCTTGGAGACGTGAAAAACTGATGAAACTCGGTGGCATAGAAATGTTGAATAAATATCGTAACTCACAGCGGATACGAGAATATTTTGCCAATCAGAAATCCGTAACCATTACACCCAAAATGCAAGCTCCCACTAGGCAAGAAGTTAAGTTATGGTTAAAGGCTAGAgagttgttaaaaaataaagaagacgAACTGGAggaattaaaaacgaaaaaccCTGAAGAAGACAGTCCAATTAAGATTCGTCGACAAAAAGTAACTATGATGTTGAATGCTGGTGATGGAGATGCTGACAGTGAGGATGCTGATAATAGTTTAGATTGTTCTTCAAGAAGCCTTACGCTAACGCCTCTAACACCAGGAACACCTGTGGCATATGAGCGGAACATGAAGGAAGAGCTTAAACAAAGTTTTACTCCTGTAAGCAGACATTTAGAAAAAATCCCCTTAAAACGTGATATTTCCTTAAGAAAACGTAACAATTGTAGAGTTTTGAGACGTGTTTCACTGAATAAACAACTTAAAGAAGCTTTTGAAAAGGAAACTCAATCTGCTTCCAAAGAAAGCTCACAAGAGCTAGCTAATGTTAAAGAGAGTAAAGACAGTCAAGAGAGTATTGTGCCTAATACTCAGGGTAGTGAAACAAGTGTGACCAGTCAAACTGCCTTAGCTGAGTTGGAGCGTTCATCTTTCATGCGTCACTTAAAGGAAACTGATGTAACTATTAGTGGTTTATCAGAGAATTCTACCATAAACAATTCTTTCGGTTTTAAAGTGGCTTTAGAGAATTTACAACAGGCCAAGGCAGATGTAGAG TTCAACTATCTTACGATTGTCACTTTGGAAGTATTTGTGGCCACACGAGATGATTTATTTCCCAATCCAGAACTAGACGAGATTCGTTGCTTATTCTACGCCATAGAAAATAGTATACCCAACGATCATATGGATATTGAGAAAAAACTACCCCGCAAAGCTTGTGGCTATATAATGGTACACGATTCTCGTGACATTGTGGCCAAGGAGGGTCGCATTCATGGCATTGATAAAGACATTGAGGTTACCGTAGTCCAAACAGAAGTTGAGGCTTTAGAGGCTCTATTGGGTTTGTGCTCACGTTGGGATCCTGATATTTATGCGGGCTATGAAATAGAAATGTCTTCGTGGGGTTTTGTTATCGAGCGTGCCAAGTATTTGTGTTTGAATATAGCACCGCTGTTGTCTAGAGTTCCAACGCAGAAAATGAGAGAATTTGTTGACGAAGATCGTGAGTCATTTACGGACTTGGATGTGGAG ATGAAACTTTGTGGACGTATATTACTAGATGTCTGGCGTTTGTTACGTTCTGAAATTGCCTTGACCTCCTACACTTTTGAAAATGTCATGTATCACATTATGCACAAACGTTGCCCGTGGCATAATTATCGAACCTTAACTGAATGGTTCTCATCTCCCTGTTCTCGCTGGATTGTTATTGAGTATTATTTGGAGAGAGTACGGGGCACATTAGCACTATTAGATCAGTTAGATTTAATAGGAAGAACAAGTGAAATGGCAAAATTAATAGGTATACAATTTTATGAAGTTCTCTCCCGAGGATCGCAATTTCGGGTGGAAAGTATGATGTTAAG AATTgctaaacctaaaaatttagtACCTTTATCGCCCAGCGTCCAGCAGAGAGCACATATGAGGGCGCCCGAATATTTGGCCCTAATTATGGAACCTCAGTCACGTTTTTATGCTGATCCTTTGATAGTATTGGATTTTCAAAGTTTATATCCGAGTATGATAATAGCATACAACTATTGTTTCTCAACCTGTCTGGGAAGAGTAGAACATTTGGGACA ATCAATACCATTTGAGTTTGGTGCCTCTCAACTACGCGTCTCTCCTGCTATGCTACGTAAATTGGTTGATCGTGATCTCATTACCATATCACCCTGTGGCGTGGTCTTTGTCAAATCTTCGGTACGTGAGGGTATTTTACCACGTATGCTAACGGAAATTCTGGATACCCGCCAAATGGTTAAACAATCCATGAAACTGCACAAATCTAATTCAGCCTTACAGCGAATCTTGCATTCTCGCCAGCTGGGCTTAAAACTTATGGCCAATGTTACATATGGTTATACGGCGGCCAACTTTAGTGGTCGTATGCCGGCTGTTGAAGTGGGTGATACTGTAGTTTCCAAGGGTCGTGAGACTCTAGAGCGTGCCATTAAAATGGTGGAAACCAATGACAAGTGGAATGTTAAAGTGGTCTATGGTGATACGGATTCAATGTTTGTTTTAGTTCCAGGACGCAATCGTGACGAAGCATTTCGTATTGGCGAGGAAATTGCTGAGGCtgtaacaaaacaaaatccTCATCCGGTTAAATTGAAACTAGAGAAAGTCTATCAGCCTTGCATATTACAG acCAAAAAACGTTATGTTGGTTATATGTATGAGACTGCAGATCAGAAGGAACCCGTTTATGAAGCCAAGGGTATTGAAACTGTTAGAAGAGATGGCTGTCCTGTTGTAGCTAAG ATGTTAGAAAAAGTATTGCGTATTCTTTTCGAAACTGCCGATGTCAGTCAAGTGAAACATTATGTTTGTAGACAATTTACCAAACTATTATCTGGTCGGGCAAATCTACAAGATTTAATATTTGCTAAGGAGTTTAGAGGTATCAATGGTTATCGACCAACGGCGTGTGTACCCGCCTTAGAGTTAACTAG aaaatggaTACAAACTGATCCACGCCGCATACCTCGCCGCGGTGAACGAGTGCCATTTATTATAACAAATGGACCACCGGGTGTGCCTTTAATACGTATGGTGCGTCATCCACATGATGTATTGGCCGATGAGGGCCTAAAAATCAATGCCGTTTATTATATAACGAAAGCCATAATACCGCCTTTAAATCGTTGTCTTTTGCTAATTGGAGCTGATGTCAATGAGTG gTTTGCCAATTTACCGCGTAAAATTCTGCTAACACCTGCTCTCTCCACTGCCAATGAGATTATTTCCTGTCCCAATTCCAAATCTAAGAAAAGTACCATTTCCCAATTTTTCTCCACCACAAATTGTATTGTTGATTGCGGCCGCCAAACGAAACAGGGTATTTGTATGGAATGTAGTCAGAATTCAACGCGTTCCATGATTGTATTACAatcgaaaatttctaaaattgaaCGTTCTTATCTTTCCACACAACACATATGTCAGGCCTGCTGTGGTCGGGTGGGAGATCTAAAATGTGGTTCTCTGGATTGTCCCGTATTGTATGTATTGGAAGTTAAACGTCGGGATTTGCAGCAGATTATGCATTTTAGGAATTTAGTGGAGGCaagattttaa
- the CanB2 gene encoding calcineurin subunit B type 1 has product MGNETSLPMEMCSNFDADEIRRLGKRFRKLDLDNSGALSVDEFMSLPELQQNPLVQRVIDIFDADGNGEVDFKEFIQGVSQFSVKGDKLSKLRFAFRIYDMDNDGYISNGELFQVLKMMVGNNLKDTQLQQIVDKTICFADKDEDGKISFDEFCSVVGNTDIHKKMVVDV; this is encoded by the exons ggAAATGAAACCTCTCTGCCAATGGAGATGTGCTCCAACT TCGATGCCGATGAGATACGTCGATTGGGTAAACGTTTTCGTAAACTCGATTTAGATAATTCTGGTGCCTTGAGTGTTGATGAGTTTATGTCATTGCCAGAATTGCAACAGAATCCTCTAGTGCAGCGTGTCATTGATATTTTCGATGCGGATGGTAATGGCGAAGTAGACTTTAaggaattcatacaaggtgtaTCACAATTTAGTGTTAAAGGTGATAAACTATCAAAACTACGTTTTGCATTTCGTATTTATGATATGGATAATGATGGCTACATATCAAATGGTGAACTATTCCAA gtgttaaaaatgatggtaggCAATAATCTTAAAGATACACAATTACAACAAATCGTagataaaacaatttgttttgccGACAAAGATGAAGATGGTAAAATTTCATTCGATGAATTTTGTTCGGTGGTCGGTAACACAGATATTCACAAAAAAATGGTTGTTGACGTCTAA